The sequence GGGATTACAGGTACCTTAAAATTTATTGCGAGATAACCCACACCCGGATTGAACGGCAACATATATCCTTTTTTTGAACGGGTACCTTCAGGAAAAATAACCACCACGTTTCCGCTCTTCAACAATCTGGCGGCGGTCCTCAACCCCCGGGTTCCGCTTATCGGAATTGCATTATAATTCTTAATTAACCAGGAAAATGCTTTAGAAACTTCAAACAGACCCATCTTGGCGAGAAAATAGACCTCTCTGGCTGCCGCAATACCGACCAGGGGCGGGTCCAGGAACGATCTGTGATTGGAAGCGATTATATAAGCACCCTTTTTCGGAATCCTGCCGCATATCTCCAGCCCGGTGAGAAGTTTCATCACAGGAAAAGCGAATATCCAGCTGAAAAACCACTTAGGACTCATCACACCTAATTATACTGAAAATCCTCGAAATTGCAACACATTTTTGCTATGTTTCAATTCGAATTCAGATTCTGATATGTGACTGACTCCTCTCCACTTTTTCTCTTGATTTTTTGAGGGATTTGAGGTA is a genomic window of candidate division WOR-3 bacterium containing:
- a CDS encoding 1-acyl-sn-glycerol-3-phosphate acyltransferase, with protein sequence MSPKWFFSWIFAFPVMKLLTGLEICGRIPKKGAYIIASNHRSFLDPPLVGIAAAREVYFLAKMGLFEVSKAFSWLIKNYNAIPISGTRGLRTAARLLKSGNVVVIFPEGTRSKKGYMLPFNPGVGYLAINFKVPVIPAYITNSNKRFLSLVLRLHKLKIRFGAPVFPAGYQNTREDFERFAAKVREEVVKLA